A genomic window from Paucibacter sp. KCTC 42545 includes:
- the fusA gene encoding elongation factor G, whose product MPSPLSSAAQAPSPADVSGIRSLALLGAAASGKTTLLEALLQHSGVIAQAGTVERGNTVSDFDALERRLQHSLYASLVHMDHAGLRIHAIDTPGAPDFIGQSLPALEAVDSAVIVINAQNGLELMASRMLEAAGQRGLCRLIAINKIDAAELNLPALLAQLQEVFGRECLPLNLPADGGRRVQDCFFASSGAADFSSVAEAHRALVEQVVEVDAAFVDRYLNDGDVDPRELHEPLEQALREGHLIPVCFTSARSGAGVAELLAIIGHLLPNPAEGNPARFVRGEGADAEALVLRPEPGAHVLAHVFKVNSDPYLGKLGMLRVHQGTLSRNSQLFVGHARKPVRIGHLFLLQGAKHIEVDRVLPGELCAVAKIDELVYDAVLHDAPEDEHIHLAPLEFPQPVHGLAIAPARHGDEQRLWETLHRLAEEDPCLKIDRDGQTGETVIFGLGGLHLRMLLERLRESYRFEVITHPPRVAYRETIAAAAEGHYRHKKQSGGAGQFGEVYLRIEPLPRGGGFEFVDAVKGGTIPGQFMPAVEKGVRAGLAAGVVAGYPLVDLRVTVFDGKHHSVDSKEIAFVTAGKRALMVAVREARPLVLEPMVTLEITTPAAAIGDITGDLAARRGQVNGTRNPVPDRIIVQGLAPLAELSSYQTRLNAMTSGQGRYTVELSHYEPVPPNTQAALMAAHKVSEEE is encoded by the coding sequence ATGCCCAGCCCTCTTTCCAGTGCAGCGCAGGCGCCCTCGCCTGCTGATGTGAGCGGCATCCGCAGCCTGGCCCTGCTCGGGGCAGCGGCCTCGGGCAAGACCACGCTGCTGGAGGCCTTGCTGCAACACAGCGGCGTGATCGCGCAGGCAGGCACGGTCGAGCGCGGCAACACGGTCAGCGACTTCGATGCGCTGGAGCGTCGCCTGCAGCACTCGCTCTATGCCAGCCTGGTCCACATGGATCACGCCGGCCTGCGCATCCACGCCATCGACACCCCCGGTGCGCCCGACTTCATCGGCCAATCTCTGCCCGCGCTGGAAGCGGTGGACTCGGCGGTGATCGTCATCAACGCGCAGAACGGCCTGGAGTTGATGGCCTCGCGCATGCTGGAAGCGGCCGGCCAGCGCGGCCTGTGCCGGTTGATTGCGATCAACAAGATCGATGCGGCCGAGCTGAACCTGCCGGCCCTGCTGGCGCAATTGCAAGAAGTGTTCGGGCGCGAATGCCTGCCACTCAATTTGCCGGCCGATGGCGGGCGCCGCGTGCAGGATTGCTTTTTCGCCAGCAGCGGCGCGGCCGATTTCTCCAGCGTCGCCGAGGCTCACCGCGCGCTGGTGGAGCAAGTGGTGGAGGTGGATGCCGCCTTTGTTGACCGCTACCTCAACGATGGCGATGTGGATCCGCGCGAGTTGCACGAACCGCTGGAGCAGGCTCTGCGTGAGGGCCATCTGATCCCCGTCTGCTTCACCTCGGCGCGCAGCGGCGCGGGCGTGGCGGAGTTGCTGGCCATCATCGGCCACCTGCTGCCCAACCCGGCCGAGGGCAACCCGGCCCGCTTTGTGCGTGGCGAAGGCGCGGACGCCGAAGCCCTGGTGCTGCGACCCGAGCCCGGCGCCCATGTGTTGGCCCATGTGTTCAAGGTCAACTCTGACCCATATCTGGGCAAGCTCGGCATGTTGCGGGTGCACCAGGGCACGCTGAGCCGCAACAGCCAGCTCTTCGTCGGCCATGCGCGCAAGCCGGTGCGCATCGGCCACCTCTTCCTTTTGCAAGGCGCCAAGCACATCGAGGTGGACCGGGTGCTGCCGGGCGAGTTGTGCGCCGTGGCCAAGATCGATGAATTGGTTTACGACGCCGTGCTGCATGACGCGCCCGAGGACGAGCACATCCACCTCGCCCCGCTGGAGTTCCCGCAACCTGTGCACGGCCTGGCCATCGCGCCGGCCCGCCATGGCGACGAGCAGCGCCTGTGGGAGACCCTGCACCGCCTGGCCGAGGAAGACCCTTGCCTGAAGATCGATCGCGACGGCCAGACCGGCGAGACCGTCATCTTCGGCCTGGGCGGCTTACATCTGCGCATGCTGCTGGAACGCCTGCGTGAGAGCTACCGCTTCGAAGTCATCACCCACCCGCCACGGGTGGCCTACCGCGAAACCATTGCGGCAGCGGCCGAAGGCCATTACCGCCACAAAAAGCAAAGCGGCGGGGCCGGCCAGTTTGGCGAGGTCTATCTGCGCATCGAGCCCTTGCCGCGCGGCGGCGGCTTTGAGTTCGTGGATGCGGTCAAAGGCGGCACCATCCCTGGCCAATTCATGCCGGCGGTTGAGAAAGGCGTGCGCGCTGGCCTCGCGGCAGGCGTGGTGGCGGGCTACCCGCTGGTGGACTTGCGCGTCACCGTGTTCGACGGCAAACACCATTCGGTGGACAGCAAGGAAATCGCCTTCGTCACCGCGGGAAAACGCGCCCTGATGGTGGCCGTGCGCGAAGCCCGCCCGCTGGTGCTGGAGCCGATGGTGACGCTAGAGATCACCACACCGGCCGCCGCAATTGGCGACATCACCGGCGACCTCGCGGCGCGGCGCGGCCAAGTCAATGGCACACGCAACCCGGTACCTGATCGCATCATCGTGCAGGGCCTGGCACCGCTGGCCGAGCTGTCCAGCTACCAGACCCGACTCAATGCCATGACCAGCGGCCAGGGCCGCTACACCGTTGAGTTATCGCATTACGAGCCTGTGCCGCCGAATACGCAAGCGGCCCTGATGGCGGCGCACAAGGTCAGCGAGGAAGAGTAG
- a CDS encoding CreA family protein codes for MKHAFPSLLAVAAALLLTAAPSLRADPVGEVDTVFKLIGPDHKIVVTAYDDPKVPGVTCYVSRAKTGGVSGALGLAEDKSEASIACRQTGTISFAKPLPKQEEVFSERASLVFKRLRVVRMVDAKRNTLVYLSYSDRVIEGSPQNSVTAVPVDKASPIPLK; via the coding sequence ATGAAACACGCATTCCCTTCCTTGCTTGCCGTGGCCGCCGCCTTGCTGCTGACGGCCGCCCCCAGCCTGCGCGCCGACCCAGTGGGCGAAGTCGACACCGTGTTCAAGCTGATTGGCCCGGATCACAAAATCGTGGTCACCGCCTACGACGACCCCAAGGTGCCAGGCGTCACCTGCTATGTGTCCCGCGCCAAGACCGGCGGCGTTTCGGGAGCCCTGGGGCTGGCGGAAGACAAGTCCGAGGCCTCCATCGCCTGCCGCCAGACCGGCACCATCAGCTTCGCCAAGCCCTTGCCCAAGCAAGAAGAGGTGTTCAGCGAGCGCGCCTCGCTGGTGTTCAAGCGCCTGCGCGTGGTGCGCATGGTTGACGCCAAACGCAACACCCTGGTCTACCTGAGCTACTCCGACCGCGTCATCGAAGGCTCACCGCAAAACAGCGTGACGGCCGTGCCGGTGGACAAAGCCAGCCCCATCCCGCTCAAGTAG
- a CDS encoding glycine betaine ABC transporter substrate-binding protein produces the protein MSHPSHAVLRAPLRGWALLGVLGIFGVWLLMLFGASAALAEPEPLRIGSKRFTESYILAEVLAQTVQAGSVGSRVEIKQGLGNTAIVYAALQAGSIDIYPEYLGTVNREILKNTGPTDLATLRAQLKPLGLGLDIALGFNNGYALAVRADVAQRLGLTKLSDLAHQPGLRLGLSNEFIGRADGWPGLAQRYGLKQKPQGLDHGLAFEAIAAGQVDVIDIYTTDAKIAQQGLRLLQDDGAYFARYDAMLLYRLDLPQRHPEAWAKLQSLRGRIDEAAMIRMNAQAELQGQGFAAIAKEFLAAGPAPAQPVPSVLPGSAVAANSYWAKLTGPDLGRLTWQHLSLVLGAVGLAGLLGIPLATWVAPHARLRGLVLGATGLMQTVPALALLAVLISAFNQIGTLPALLALTLYALLPIMRNTCTGLAEVPAGLRLAGMAMGFTTWQRLRLIDLPLAAPVILAGLRTATSIAVGTATIAAFIGAGGYGERIVTGLALNDRGLLLAGALPAALLALAFEGLFALLARQLRRPDQAGFLAAPR, from the coding sequence ATGAGCCACCCGTCGCATGCTGTGCTGCGCGCGCCCCTGCGAGGCTGGGCGTTGTTGGGCGTTTTGGGCATTTTTGGCGTGTGGCTCTTGATGCTTTTTGGGGCGTCAGCAGCGCTCGCCGAGCCCGAGCCGCTGCGCATAGGCTCCAAGCGTTTCACGGAGAGCTACATCCTGGCCGAGGTGCTGGCGCAGACCGTGCAGGCTGGCAGTGTGGGCAGTCGGGTTGAAATCAAGCAAGGCCTGGGCAACACAGCCATCGTTTACGCGGCCTTGCAGGCCGGCAGCATCGATATCTATCCCGAGTACTTGGGCACGGTGAACCGCGAGATTCTCAAGAACACCGGGCCCACCGATCTCGCTACCCTGCGCGCCCAACTCAAGCCCCTGGGTTTGGGCCTGGACATTGCCCTGGGCTTCAACAACGGCTATGCCTTGGCGGTGCGCGCGGATGTGGCGCAGCGCCTGGGTTTAACCAAGCTCTCCGATCTGGCCCATCAGCCGGGGTTGCGCCTGGGCCTCAGCAATGAGTTCATCGGCCGTGCCGACGGTTGGCCGGGCTTGGCGCAGCGCTATGGCTTGAAGCAAAAGCCGCAAGGCCTGGATCACGGCCTGGCCTTCGAAGCCATCGCGGCCGGCCAGGTGGATGTGATCGACATCTACACCACCGACGCCAAGATCGCCCAGCAAGGCCTGCGCTTGCTGCAAGACGATGGCGCTTACTTTGCGCGTTATGACGCGATGCTGCTGTACCGGCTGGACCTGCCGCAGCGCCACCCCGAAGCCTGGGCAAAGCTGCAAAGCCTGCGTGGCCGCATCGACGAGGCGGCGATGATCCGCATGAATGCCCAAGCGGAATTGCAGGGGCAGGGCTTTGCCGCGATTGCCAAGGAATTCCTGGCGGCTGGGCCGGCGCCTGCGCAGCCCGTACCTTCCGTCTTGCCCGGCTCTGCTGTTGCGGCCAATAGCTATTGGGCCAAGCTCACCGGCCCGGATCTGGGTCGATTGACTTGGCAGCATCTGAGCCTGGTTTTGGGTGCCGTGGGCCTGGCGGGCTTGCTGGGCATTCCCTTGGCCACCTGGGTGGCGCCGCATGCGCGGCTGCGCGGTCTTGTGCTGGGCGCCACGGGCCTGATGCAAACCGTGCCGGCGCTGGCGCTGTTGGCCGTGTTGATCTCGGCCTTCAATCAGATCGGCACCTTGCCCGCCTTGCTGGCGCTGACGCTCTATGCCTTGCTACCCATCATGCGCAATACCTGCACCGGCTTGGCCGAAGTGCCGGCAGGCTTGCGCTTGGCCGGCATGGCGATGGGTTTCACGACCTGGCAGCGCCTGCGCTTGATTGACTTGCCGCTGGCAGCGCCAGTGATCTTGGCTGGCCTGCGCACCGCCACCAGCATTGCCGTGGGCACGGCCACCATCGCCGCCTTCATCGGCGCGGGAGGCTATGGCGAACGCATCGTCACCGGCTTGGCGCTCAACGACCGCGGCTTGCTGCTGGCTGGCGCTTTGCCGGCTGCGCTGCTGGCGCTGGCGTTCGAGGGCTTGTTTGCTCTTCTTGCCCGCCAGCTGCGGCGCCCGGATCAGGCGGGCTTTTTGGCCGCACCCAGATAG
- a CDS encoding ABC transporter ATP-binding protein codes for MSKLLLDVKGLHAGYGRAEVLSNLSLNLPEGAVVTVIGPNGAGKSTTLNALMGVLPAKGQVLLDGEDISTLGLEERVMKGLALVPEKRELFTTMSVADNLILGGYRPMRLGQQDWREGLDKVYALFPRLKERSEQLAGTLSGGERQMLAVGRALMAQPRVLMLDEPSLGLAPLVVKEIFRIVARLRDTGVSILLIEQNARAALEVADYGYVLETGEIGLQGPANELARDPRVIETYLGAAKKPA; via the coding sequence ATGAGCAAATTACTTCTTGATGTGAAGGGCCTGCACGCCGGCTACGGCCGCGCCGAGGTGCTGAGCAATCTCAGCCTGAACCTGCCCGAAGGCGCGGTGGTGACCGTGATCGGCCCCAACGGCGCGGGCAAGAGCACCACGCTGAACGCCTTGATGGGCGTGCTGCCCGCCAAGGGTCAGGTCTTGCTGGACGGCGAGGACATCAGCACCCTGGGCTTGGAAGAGCGGGTGATGAAGGGCTTGGCCCTGGTGCCCGAAAAGCGCGAGCTCTTCACCACCATGAGCGTGGCAGACAACCTGATCCTCGGCGGCTACCGGCCCATGCGCCTGGGCCAGCAGGACTGGCGCGAGGGCCTGGACAAGGTCTACGCCCTGTTCCCGCGCCTGAAAGAGCGGAGTGAGCAATTGGCCGGCACCTTATCGGGCGGCGAGCGGCAAATGCTGGCCGTGGGCCGCGCCCTGATGGCGCAGCCCCGCGTGCTGATGCTGGACGAGCCCAGCCTGGGCTTGGCGCCGCTGGTGGTGAAAGAGATTTTCCGCATCGTCGCGCGCCTGCGCGATACCGGCGTGTCCATCCTGCTGATCGAGCAGAACGCCCGCGCCGCGCTGGAAGTGGCCGACTACGGCTATGTGCTGGAGACCGGCGAAATCGGTTTGCAAGGCCCGGCCAATGAGTTGGCGCGCGACCCCCGTGTGATCGAAACCTATCTGGGTGCGGCCAAAAAGCCCGCCTGA
- a CDS encoding branched-chain amino acid ABC transporter ATP-binding protein/permease encodes MNLRKIFSLAALALLFALPLLPVPEFWITQLNYIGLFALVSAGLVLLTGVGGLTSFGQAAFVGLGAYTTALLSTQFGASPWLGLLAGLVVTAGVALVLGLLTLRMSGHYLPLATIAWALSLNYTMANMEFLGKYDGIQGMPPIHFLNISLQDGRAIYYLIWVIALLAAWGLLNLLDSRSGRAIRALNGATTMAEAMGVSTFRYKVIIFVLAALLASISGWLFAHLQRSVNPSPFALKMGIEYLFMAVVGGVGTVWGAFIGAGVFKIIEDQLKELLPALLGSSGNFEIIVLGIVLVLIIKYAPKGIWPYTTAALSRWFPAEPRTRDWQGAAPLQARDKPAPQELLLDVDKVRKQFGGLVAVNDVSFQIHAGEIIGLIGPNGAGKSTTFNLISGVLPLSSGGVRFRGQAVGGKTSREIARIGMSRTFQHVKMIADMTVLENVALGGYLRSNKGVAAGVLGLDKEEEKRLFAEAEKQLQRIGMAGQMFELAGNLALGPQRLMEIARALCTDPALLLLDEPAAGLRHKEKQALGEVLRQLKREGMSVLLVEHDMEFVMGLTDRIVVMEFGTKLIEGTPDEIQASPIVRAAYLGTDH; translated from the coding sequence ATGAACTTGCGAAAAATCTTTTCCCTGGCCGCCCTGGCCCTGCTGTTCGCCCTGCCCTTGCTGCCGGTGCCCGAGTTCTGGATCACCCAGCTCAACTACATCGGCCTGTTCGCGTTGGTCAGCGCCGGCCTGGTGCTGCTGACCGGCGTGGGTGGCTTGACCTCCTTCGGCCAAGCCGCTTTTGTAGGCCTGGGCGCCTACACCACGGCCTTGCTGAGCACCCAGTTTGGCGCCTCGCCCTGGCTGGGTCTGTTGGCCGGTTTGGTCGTCACCGCGGGTGTAGCGCTGGTGCTGGGCCTGCTGACCCTGCGCATGTCGGGCCACTACTTGCCGCTGGCCACCATCGCCTGGGCCCTGAGCCTGAACTACACCATGGCGAATATGGAGTTTTTGGGCAAGTACGACGGCATCCAGGGCATGCCGCCCATCCACTTCCTCAATATCAGCCTGCAAGACGGCCGTGCCATCTACTACCTGATCTGGGTGATTGCCCTGCTGGCGGCCTGGGGCTTGCTCAACCTGCTGGACTCGCGCTCGGGCCGGGCCATCCGCGCCTTGAACGGCGCCACCACCATGGCCGAGGCCATGGGCGTGTCGACCTTCCGCTACAAGGTCATCATCTTCGTGCTGGCGGCCTTGCTGGCCTCGATCTCGGGCTGGCTGTTTGCCCACTTGCAGCGCAGCGTCAACCCCAGTCCCTTCGCGCTGAAGATGGGTATCGAATACCTCTTCATGGCCGTGGTGGGCGGCGTGGGCACAGTGTGGGGCGCTTTCATCGGCGCGGGCGTGTTCAAGATCATCGAAGACCAGCTGAAGGAGCTGCTGCCCGCCCTGCTGGGCAGCAGTGGCAACTTCGAAATCATCGTGCTGGGCATCGTGCTGGTGCTGATCATCAAATACGCGCCCAAAGGCATCTGGCCTTACACGACCGCGGCCTTGTCACGCTGGTTCCCGGCCGAGCCGCGCACGCGCGATTGGCAAGGCGCAGCACCCCTGCAGGCACGCGACAAGCCGGCGCCGCAGGAATTACTGCTGGACGTCGACAAGGTGCGCAAGCAGTTCGGCGGCTTGGTGGCAGTGAACGATGTGTCCTTCCAGATCCATGCGGGCGAGATCATCGGCCTGATCGGCCCCAATGGCGCAGGCAAGAGCACCACCTTCAATCTGATCTCGGGCGTCTTGCCTTTGAGCAGCGGCGGCGTGCGTTTCCGCGGCCAGGCGGTGGGCGGTAAAACTTCGCGCGAGATTGCCCGCATCGGCATGTCGCGCACCTTCCAACACGTCAAGATGATTGCCGACATGACGGTGCTGGAGAACGTCGCGCTGGGCGGTTATCTGCGCAGCAACAAGGGCGTGGCGGCAGGCGTTCTTGGCCTCGACAAAGAGGAAGAAAAGCGCCTCTTCGCTGAGGCCGAAAAGCAGCTGCAGCGCATCGGCATGGCCGGGCAGATGTTTGAGCTGGCCGGCAACCTGGCCCTGGGGCCGCAGCGCCTGATGGAGATCGCTCGCGCCCTTTGCACGGACCCGGCCCTGCTGCTGCTCGACGAGCCCGCCGCCGGCCTGCGCCACAAGGAAAAACAAGCCCTGGGCGAAGTGCTGCGCCAGCTCAAACGCGAAGGCATGAGCGTGCTGCTGGTGGAGCACGACATGGAATTCGTGATGGGCCTGACCGACCGCATCGTGGTGATGGAGTTCGGCACCAAGTTGATTGAAGGCACGCCGGATGAAATCCAGGCCAGCCCCATCGTGCGCGCCGCCTACCTCGGCACCGACCATTGA
- a CDS encoding branched-chain amino acid ABC transporter permease, whose translation MDFSIASILMLDGLTNGAIYALLALATVLVFAVTRIIFIPQGEFVAFGALTLAGLQMGKTPGTIAFLLVLAALVAVLDLVAGLRAGKAVGLVVKQVLRALIPPAAIGLLALWAAPQQLSLLLQVLLTLAVVTAMGPLLYRLAYESLAEASVLVLLIVSVGVHFALTGLGLVFFGAEGSRNPSFWDASFTAGPLLVSGQTLIIIMASAALIISLWLFFERSLYGKALRATAVNQLGARLMGISSSSAGRLSFTMAAFIGALSGVLISPTTTIFYDSGFLIGLKGFVAAVFAGLASYPGAALGAVLVGLLESFSSFWASSFKEVIVFTSILPVLLWRSLRNPHHEES comes from the coding sequence ATGGATTTCTCAATCGCCAGCATCCTGATGCTAGACGGCCTGACCAATGGGGCGATTTACGCCTTGCTGGCGCTGGCCACCGTGCTTGTGTTCGCCGTCACTCGCATCATCTTCATTCCGCAAGGTGAGTTTGTGGCCTTCGGCGCCCTCACCCTGGCGGGCCTGCAAATGGGCAAGACCCCCGGCACCATCGCCTTCTTGCTGGTCTTGGCCGCCCTGGTGGCTGTGCTGGATCTGGTGGCCGGGCTGCGCGCCGGCAAAGCCGTCGGTCTGGTGGTGAAACAGGTACTGCGCGCGCTGATCCCACCCGCGGCCATCGGCCTGCTGGCCTTGTGGGCGGCGCCGCAGCAGTTGTCGCTGCTGCTGCAAGTCTTGCTGACGCTGGCCGTTGTCACGGCCATGGGGCCGCTGCTGTACCGGCTGGCTTACGAATCGCTGGCCGAGGCCTCGGTGCTGGTGCTCTTGATCGTGTCAGTTGGTGTGCACTTCGCTTTGACCGGCCTTGGCCTCGTGTTTTTCGGCGCCGAGGGCTCACGCAACCCGAGCTTTTGGGATGCGTCGTTCACCGCCGGGCCGCTGCTGGTGTCGGGGCAGACACTGATCATCATCATGGCCTCGGCCGCGCTGATCATCTCGCTATGGCTGTTCTTTGAGCGCAGCCTGTACGGCAAGGCCTTGCGGGCCACGGCGGTGAACCAGTTGGGAGCCCGCCTGATGGGTATTTCCAGCAGCTCGGCCGGACGCTTGTCCTTCACGATGGCGGCCTTCATCGGCGCCTTGTCGGGCGTCTTGATCAGCCCGACCACCACGATCTTCTACGACAGCGGCTTCCTGATTGGCTTGAAAGGCTTTGTCGCCGCCGTCTTCGCCGGCCTGGCCAGCTACCCCGGTGCGGCGCTGGGCGCCGTGCTGGTGGGGCTGCTGGAGTCCTTCAGCTCCTTCTGGGCCAGCTCCTTCAAGGAGGTGATTGTGTTCACCTCCATCTTGCCGGTGCTGCTGTGGCGTTCGCTGCGCAACCCGCATCACGAAGAATCCTAA
- a CDS encoding enoyl-CoA hydratase/isomerase family protein, whose amino-acid sequence MTGHAPSLTIDGPLARITLRRPRVANRLEIADLQLLRAQLAQVNEAEAVRVLLLASEGKHFCSGFNIGAVPGVDAGALFEALADDWEAARPVTVAMIQGGIYGGATDLALASDFRLGTQSCEMFVPAARLGLHFYRGGLERYVTRLGLPWAKRVLLLCETLDAQAMLSSGFLDRLLPDAAALEAATQTLLDQLLAMAPLALLGMKKHLNAIARGQLDVAALQQDLACSVASADLAEGVAAWGERRTPVFLGR is encoded by the coding sequence ATGACTGGACATGCCCCCTCACTCACCATCGACGGCCCTTTGGCCCGTATCACCCTGCGCCGCCCCCGGGTCGCCAACCGTCTGGAAATTGCTGATTTGCAATTGCTGCGGGCGCAGCTCGCCCAAGTCAACGAGGCGGAAGCGGTGCGAGTGCTGCTGCTGGCCTCCGAGGGCAAGCATTTCTGCAGCGGCTTCAATATTGGTGCGGTGCCGGGCGTGGATGCTGGCGCCCTGTTCGAAGCCTTGGCTGACGACTGGGAGGCGGCCCGGCCGGTCACGGTGGCCATGATTCAAGGCGGCATTTACGGCGGCGCCACCGATCTGGCGCTGGCCAGTGACTTCCGCCTCGGCACGCAGAGTTGCGAGATGTTTGTGCCCGCTGCCCGCTTAGGCCTGCATTTCTATCGCGGCGGGCTGGAGCGCTATGTCACCCGCCTGGGTCTGCCCTGGGCCAAGCGGGTGCTGCTGTTGTGCGAGACGCTGGATGCTCAGGCCATGTTGAGCAGCGGCTTTCTGGATCGTCTGCTGCCCGATGCGGCCGCGCTGGAAGCGGCCACACAAACCCTGCTGGATCAATTGCTGGCCATGGCGCCCTTGGCGCTCTTGGGCATGAAGAAGCACCTCAATGCCATCGCGCGCGGGCAGCTGGATGTGGCGGCGCTGCAGCAAGACCTGGCGTGTTCGGTGGCCTCCGCTGATTTGGCCGAAGGCGTGGCGGCTTGGGGCGAGCGGCGGACGCCGGTTTTTCTCGGCCGCTAG
- a CDS encoding thymidine kinase translates to MAKLFFRYAAMNAGKSTALLQVAHNYEERGHIVRLFTAQLDDRYGRGQITSRLGPQREAELFNADTDFLRAHEQAQSKIACILIDEAQFLLKSQVWALHELAHLHNVPVICYGLRTDFRGELFSGSASLLALADEMDEMKTICDCGRKATMNMRVDAQQRKVTEGQQLEIGGNSRYRSVCGRCFRQS, encoded by the coding sequence ATGGCCAAACTGTTCTTTCGCTATGCCGCGATGAATGCCGGAAAATCAACGGCCTTGCTGCAAGTTGCACACAATTACGAGGAGCGCGGCCATATCGTTCGGCTCTTCACCGCTCAGCTGGACGACCGCTATGGCCGCGGCCAAATCACTTCGCGCTTAGGGCCGCAGCGGGAGGCGGAGTTGTTCAACGCCGACACCGACTTCTTGCGCGCGCACGAACAAGCACAAAGCAAGATCGCCTGCATCCTGATTGATGAGGCGCAGTTCCTGCTGAAAAGCCAAGTCTGGGCCCTGCATGAGCTGGCCCATTTGCACAATGTGCCGGTGATTTGCTACGGCCTGCGCACCGACTTTCGCGGGGAGCTGTTCAGCGGTTCAGCCAGTCTTTTGGCGCTGGCCGACGAAATGGACGAGATGAAGACCATCTGCGATTGCGGCCGCAAAGCCACCATGAATATGCGCGTGGATGCCCAGCAGCGCAAAGTCACCGAAGGCCAGCAGTTAGAGATTGGCGGCAATAGCCGCTACCGCTCGGTCTGCGGGCGCTGCTTCCGGCAGTCTTGA
- a CDS encoding rhodanese-like domain-containing protein gives MLVTLALAALPLCSVAAPLSVVVNPGDQGEQSRFAVFSEWRQVLEQSLRRERAAGGLQLTQSNDATADLSATRSRLNDLVVGPAHVVGSALRYGYQPVATMDKTVQAVLVAPQSSSINKLSDSAGKRLGLPMQDSVVTYLLRGEINASNSTIKQHFGAVLESRYQDALLVCLQIRRCDVVAVERAVFERWQAAGESLKVVMQSKAVPGLSVALKPGGTLNAEGLRASLQGAQAGSLKLQAVGADAFEYVSTLGYFTPRALPGATQVDAAAVAKLLQGGALFIDTRNEAEYKAGHAAGAKSVPYHEKSAKEADFKVEDDKFDLSQLPADKASALVFACNGPECWKSFKASHVAVKAGYSKVYWFRGGFPEWRAAGYKIEGSP, from the coding sequence GTGCTGGTCACGCTCGCCCTTGCAGCCCTGCCGCTTTGCAGCGTTGCGGCGCCACTGAGTGTGGTGGTCAACCCGGGTGACCAGGGTGAGCAGTCGCGCTTCGCGGTATTCAGTGAGTGGCGCCAGGTGCTGGAGCAGTCGCTGCGGCGCGAGCGTGCCGCTGGCGGTTTGCAGCTGACCCAATCCAATGATGCGACGGCCGACCTGAGTGCGACTCGTTCGCGGCTGAATGATCTGGTGGTGGGCCCCGCCCATGTGGTGGGCAGCGCCTTGCGTTACGGCTATCAGCCCGTGGCGACCATGGACAAGACGGTGCAGGCCGTGCTGGTGGCGCCGCAGAGCAGCAGCATCAACAAGCTGTCTGACTCCGCCGGCAAGCGCCTGGGCCTGCCGATGCAGGACAGCGTGGTCACCTATTTGTTGCGTGGCGAAATTAATGCCAGCAACAGCACCATCAAGCAGCATTTTGGCGCCGTGCTGGAAAGCCGTTATCAAGATGCCTTGCTGGTCTGCCTGCAGATCCGTCGCTGCGATGTGGTGGCGGTGGAGCGGGCCGTGTTCGAGCGTTGGCAGGCCGCCGGTGAGTCGCTCAAGGTGGTGATGCAAAGCAAGGCCGTGCCGGGTTTAAGTGTGGCGCTGAAGCCCGGTGGCACGCTGAACGCTGAGGGCCTGCGGGCCTCGCTGCAAGGCGCGCAAGCGGGCAGCCTGAAACTGCAGGCCGTCGGTGCTGACGCGTTTGAGTATGTGTCGACCCTGGGCTATTTCACCCCGCGCGCTTTGCCCGGCGCGACGCAGGTGGATGCTGCCGCCGTGGCGAAGTTGCTGCAAGGCGGCGCGCTCTTCATCGATACCCGCAACGAGGCCGAATACAAGGCCGGCCACGCGGCGGGCGCCAAGTCGGTGCCGTATCACGAGAAGAGCGCCAAAGAGGCTGACTTCAAGGTCGAGGATGACAAGTTCGACTTGAGCCAGCTGCCCGCCGACAAGGCCTCCGCCCTGGTGTTCGCCTGCAATGGCCCTGAATGCTGGAAGAGCTTCAAGGCCAGCCACGTCGCCGTCAAGGCCGGCTACAGCAAGGTCTACTGGTTCCGTGGTGGCTTCCCGGAATGGCGTGCAGCGGGCTACAAGATCGAAGGATCGCCCTGA